Proteins encoded within one genomic window of Oncorhynchus keta strain PuntledgeMale-10-30-2019 chromosome 12, Oket_V2, whole genome shotgun sequence:
- the LOC118391564 gene encoding inactive tyrosine-protein kinase PRAG1-like, translating into MSACGEFSEHVWKPGSCKNCFHPRSAHRASGGSTVPCGAPRTSLGGEEEEEEEEGVTVPYSKPTIAVRPTMMLPDSSEMLADLNMNIEQDNLKSPVERLGLKKMLGLSPLYIDSKGCNKALREAVLQTTTTPEKIDYPCSRFSPGPISPQSSLSPSALQKDSSMIISSVLVTQEDGHSRGPHSLKEKGNSNSDSSYRQQITKTTKTTKSTCNGHGVRMVTTTRGSSTVQAIQEVKAPLGIAINIIATVTTTAGNGICNGLITTTTAPSNGGLMSGNTNQSSTSPVPSLTTLSSGASPGPLGHNLLSCGGGRTGSFVSEPGTLSLSDSCSYRSSTDSLTGPDGFGLAGPDSPTPQSLSASSASSPSDGQTLSSEPIYAESTKRKRRPQSAVGGNGKVHAQKQPSELEVELTEEGQNQRAKITVRAAHTEENNRTFYLSSPDSAVSTQWPDFSPTALSNPGSPAFKWPSSSSVTETSSPGFPASLQPKPQNSPPIPPKRNNRSPKPLPGTSSISPVPELSIQTLVLSPSSRDVQVQVKSQMEPHSSASSEVRRHKLHTTPWNWEGRIEEEEEEETEEGHAQESASQSRVTGLINRAAVWRDASDWRPTGVTQGSEGQRGSTQTLPGTAANNSASQKQAGCSSAEEGKHSGSMLAKSTPSSLSSTEQLSAEGKSSSHDPTPPPPPPKKHHRVSGKMSQSSVELDHCSQQGSVESLTNSLRGLGSSSLPTASTDSLPGDTNRALSDSGSHDAPRLSCTSPFPRSPMASSPGSPHADPFSSNTLSNQLQPPPLPEKKMVNRAVSAPDNMAGKPLVRAYPCFLFTGGSESNVSRPDIPSLSSLPSSPVDPRAIYSSSESLERCHTPLGHPLRSRTLDEPLKVRGRLGGHSRGSITTSSSPQLSAPHLSASGPTQGSGLQLQTLLSNIDSREGIYSKLGGLYAESLRRLALKCEDHFTRSQKNPLRFDESNWSLFKLTCNKASCNAGDGVYYSAACASDPSNSYAVKICKSQTSEAKQGHLYSLSVQQTVPPHFNLQQDCGHFIACVPRSMLPADEASLPPSPNPTQGDKERVVVITREVPQQTTADFVKEWASVHQAQPEVYERWVCFLLLQLCDGLDHLKEHGVTHRDLCLENLLLVPHRRPPQANPNAPHDQKHLPRLVISSFAKAKQRNTEDSAQNDPRLKRNHARLAPEIVSAAQYRKFDEFQTGILIYELLHQPNPFEVSPKLKEQDYSCEDLPPIPPVSLYSAGLQRLTRLLLQPDPIKRIHIQEAKRVLQSLLWGPRKDLMEQQQWGDRLGPGEGPRHEGLLNWLDVKRALLMMKFAERSLEPERNAELEDWLCCQYFSSAHPLSLCHTAELLYSLK; encoded by the exons ATGTCGGCCTGCGGTGAGTTTTCAGAACACGTGTGGAAACCCGGCTCGTGTAAGAACTGCTTCCATCCACGTAGCGCCCACCGTGCCAGCGGGGGCAGTACAGTGCCCTGTGGTGCCCCGAGGACCAgtctggggggagaggaggaggaggaggaggaggagggagtgaccGTGCCCTACTCCAAACCCACCATTGCCGTTCGCCCCACCATGATGCTCCCTGACTCCAGCGAGATGCTGGCAGACCTCAACATGAACATAGAACAG GACAATCTGAAGAGTCCAGTGGAACGACTGGGCCTTAAGAAGATGTTGGGCCTGTCCCCTCTCTACATAGACAGTAAAGGTTGTAACAAGGCCCTGAGAGAGGCGGTACTACAGACTACTACAACCCCTGAGAAGATAGACTACCCCTGCAGCCGTTTTTCCCCCGGTCCTATCAGCCCCCAGTCTTCTCTGTCCCCGTCAGCCCTCCAGAAGGACTCTAGTATGATCATCAGCAGTGTCTTAGTGACCCAGGAGGACGGACACAGCCGAGGGCCTCACAGTCTGAAGGAGAAAGGGAATAGCAACAGTGACTCGTCCTACAGGCAACAGATCACCAAGACTACCAAAACCACCAAGAGTACTTGCAACGGGCACGGCGTCCGCATGGTGACCACCACTAGAGGGTCTTCCACAGTCCAGGCCATCCAGGAAGTGAAAGCACCTCTGGGTATTGCTATCAACATCATTGCCACGGTAACAACAACGGCTGGTAACGGCATCTGTAACGGTCTTATCACCACCACAACAGCCCCTAGTAATGGGGGCCTTATGTCTGGGAACACCAACCAGTCCAGTACTTCTCCTGTCCCATCTTTAACCACCCTAAGCTCAGGGGCATCTCCGGGGCCTCTAGGGCACAACCTCCTGTCCTGTGGAGGAGGCCGAACCGGCTCCTTCGTCTCCGAGCCTGGTACTCTGTCTCTGTCAGACTCCTGCTCCTATCGCAGCAGCACAGACTCTCTCACAGGGCCGGATGGCTTCGGACTGGCTGGGCCAGATAGTCCCACTCCTCAGAGCCTCTCAGCCTCATCAGCCAGCTCTCCCTCAGACGGACAGACGCTGTCGTCAGAACCCATCTATGCTGAGAGCaccaagaggaagaggaggcctCAGAGCGCTGTAGGAGGGAACGGGAAGGTCCATGCCCAAAAACAGCCCTCCGAGCTGGAGGTGGAGCTCACAGAAGAGGGTCAGAACCAGAGGGCCAAGATAACCGTCCGGGCTGCTCATACTGAGGAGAACAACCGGACATTCTATCTGAGCAGCCCGGACTCAGCCGTCAGCACCCAGTGGCCTGACTTCAGCCCCACGGCCCTCAGCAACCCCGGAAGCCCAGCTTTCAAGTGGCCCTCCAGCTCTTCTGTAACAGAGACATCATCCCCAGGTTTCCCTGCTTCACTCCAGCCCAAACCCCAGAACAGCCCCCCTATACCGCCCAAGAGGAACAACCGATCGCCCAAACCGCTCCCAGGGACCTCCAGCATCTCCCCGGTGCCTGAGCTCAGCATACAGACTCTGGTTTTATCACCGTCTTCCAGGGACGTCCAGGTGCAGGTGAAGTCCCAGATGGAGCCCCACAGCTCAGCCTCGTCTGAGGTCCGGAGGCACAAGCTCCATACCACTCCCTGGAACTGGGAGGGCCggattgaggaggaggaggaggaggagacagaggagggccATGCTCAGGAGAGTGCCTCTCAGAGCAGGGTGACAGGGCTCATCAATAGGGCGGCTGTCTGGAGAGACGCCAGTGACTGGAGACCCACGGGGGTGACACAGGGCAGCGAGGGCCAGCGGGGCAGCACCCAGACCCTACCAGGCACCGCGGCCAACAATAGTGCCAGTCAGAAGCAGGCAGGCTGCAGCAGCGCGGAGGAGGGCAAACATAGCGGGAGCATGTTGGCCAAGTCGACTCCGTCGTCTCTCTCCAGCACGGAGCAGCTCTCAGCAGAGGGGAAGAGTTCAAGCCATgaccccactccaccaccccCTCCCCCTAAGAAACACCACAG GGTGTCTGGTAAGATGAGCCAGAGCAGTGTGGAGCTGGACCACTGCAGCCAGCAGGGCTCTGTCGAGAGCCTGACCAACAGTCTCCGTGGCCTGGGGAGCAGCAGCCTGCCTACAGCCTCCACCGACAGCTTGCCTGGAGACACCAACAGAGCCCTCTCTGATTCTG GTTCCCATGATGCCCCTCGTCTGTCGTGCACCTCGCCATTTCCCAGAAGCCCGATGGCCTCATCCCCAGGGTCTCCTCACGCTGACCCGTTCTCTAGCAACACCCTATCCAACCAGCTGCAGCCACCGCCCCTACCCGAAAAGAAAATGGTGAATCGCGCCGTATCCGCCCCTGACAACATGGCCGGGAAACCCTTAGTCCGGGCCTACCCCTGCTTCCTTTTCACCGGTGGCTCTGAGAGTAATGTATCCCGTCCTGACATCCCATCCCTGTCCAGCCTTCCATCCTCCCCCGTGGACCCTCGGGCCATTTATTCCTCCTCTGAGTCCTTAGAGCGCTGTCACACCCCTCTGGGACACCCCCTGCGCTCCCGGACCCTGGACGAACCCCTGAAAGTTCGGGGCCGACTAGGGGGTCACAGCCGAGGCAGcatcaccacctcctcctccccccagctCAGCGCCCCCCACCTCTCGGCCTCCGGACCCACACAGGGCTCCGGCCTGCAGCTGCAGACCCTGCTCAGtaacatagacagtagagagggaatCTACTCCAAGCTGGGAGGCCTATATGCTGAATCGCTGCGCCGCCTGGCTCTGAAGTGTGAGGACCACTTCACCCGCAGCCAGAAGAACCCGCTGAGGTTTGATGAGAGCAACTGGTCCCTGTTCAAATTGACCTGTAACAAGGCCAGCTGTAATGCGGGAGACGGTGTCTACTACTCTGCTGCCTGCGCCTCAGACCCATCCAACTCCTACGCAGTCAAG ATCTGTAAGAGCCAGACCTCAGAAGCCAAGCAGGGTCACCTCTACAGCCTGTCCGTCCAGCAGACCGTCCCTCCCCACTTCAACCTCCAGCAGGACTGTGGCCACTTCATAGCCTGCGTGCCCCGGAGCATGCTCCCTGCTGATGAGGCCTcgctgccccccagtcccaaccCCACGCAGGGGGACAAGGAGCGTGTGGTGGTTATCACCCGGGAGGTGCCACAGCAGACTACGGCAGACTTTGTCAAGGAGTGGGCGTCCGTTCACCAG GCCCAGCCGGAGGTGTACGAGCGGTGGGTCTGCTTCCTCCTGCTGCAGCTGTGTGACGGTCTGGACCATCTAAAGGAGCATGGGGTGACACATCGAGACCTTTGTCTGGAGAACCTCCTCCTGGTCCCTCACCGCCGCCCCCCGCAGGCCAACCCCAATGCCCCACACGACCAGAAGCACCTCCCCCGCCTGGTCATCTCCAGCTTCGCCAAGGCCAAGCAGCGGAACACTGAGGACTCTGCCCAAAATGACCCCCGCCTCAAACGTAACCACGCCCGCCTAGCCCCGGAGATCGTCTCGGCCGCCCAGTACCGGAAATTTGACGAGTTCCAAACCGGTATTCTAATCTATGAGCTCCTCCACCAGCCGAACCCGTTTGAGGTCAGCCCGAAACTGAAAGAACAGGACTACAGCTGTGAGGACCTGCCGCCcatccctccagtctctctctactCCGCTGGACTCCAGAGACTAACCCGGCTACTCCTCCAACCGGACCCCATTAAACGCATCCACATTCAGGAGGCCAAGCGGGTGCTGCAGAGCCTGCTGTGGGGCCCCCGGAAAGACCTGATGGAGCAACAGCAGTGGGGAGACAGGCTGGGCCCCGGGGAAGGGCCCCGCCACGAGGGCCTCCTCAACTGGTTGGACGTGAAGAGAGCGCTGCTGATGATGAAGTTCGCAGAGAGGTCTCTGGAGCCGGAGAGGAACGCAGAGTTAGAGGACTGGCTGTGTTGTCAGTACTTCAGCTCTGCTcatcctctgtccctgtgtcatACAGCTGAACTACTCTACTCACTCAAGTGA